DNA sequence from the Methylomonas albis genome:
ATAATCGGCGTGGATTTATCTGGCAAAATGCTGGAAAAGGCCGAAAGGCGCGGCTGTTACGAACAACTGGTTCAATCCGAATTGACCGCCTTTATTGAGTCGCATCCGGCCAGCTACGATGTGATAGTTTCCGCCGATACTTTGGTGTATTTCGGTGATCTTGGGCCGGTTTGCACGGCTGTGGCGCGGTCTTTGCTGCCCGGAGGTCATTTCGTTTTTACCGTTGAACGTATTGAGGATAATCTTGCGGGAGAGTATAAAATTCATCCGCATGGTCGCTTTAGTCACACCGATGAATATCTGCGGAACGTGATAAAGTCCGCCGGCCTAGTGCTGCAAAAACTTGATAAAGTCATGTTGCGTTATGAAGTGGGAGAGCCGGTAAACGGCTTTTTGGTGGTGGCTAATAGCGAGTTGTATCGATAACGTAAAAAGGAAAATGGGGAACATATGGTGGGCGCGGCGTCTTTAACTAAAGTTTCAATCCCTAAGGCTATGGCTATATGCCAGGATATTCAACTGGAGCCGGAGGCCTTGAAGTGTCTGGATCCGGACCCTGAGCCCGTCCAGTTTTTAAATGCCTTGTTAGCTAAGCAGCTATTTCCCGACGCAGTGCGTTTTTTGGCGCGAGCCTTACCTAAGCGCGAGGCGACTTGGTGGGCGTGTCTGTGCGCGCGTAGCGCCATTGATTCAGCGAGTAAGCCAGAGGTTGTCAAGGCCTTGGAGGCGGCAGAGCAGTGGGTTTACAAGCCCACTGAGCCGAATCGCCGACTTGCCAACAGTGCTGCGCACGCCGCTTCCTTTGAAAATGCCGCTGCTTGGGCAGCGATGGCGGCGTTTTGGAGCGACGGTAGCATGGCTCCGGAAGATGCGCCATCTGTCCCGCCCGCCGACAATTTGACCTCTAAGGCGGTGGCCGGCGCGGTTATGTTGGCAGCGGTGTTAATACAGCCGGAAAAAGCCAAAGACAAATACCTGTTCTTTATCGCGGAGGGCATCGACATCGCCAACGGCGGCAATGGCCGGGTTTGGCAGCCAACTTAAGCAGGAGTAAACCATGGGTCAGCCCGCCGCACGTATTACCGATATGCATGTTTGCCCGATGTTCACCGGTCCGGTGCCGCATGTCGGCGGCCCGATATTGCCGCCGGGTGCGCCGACGGTGCTGATTGGTAATCTTCCAGCCGCCCGAGCCTCCGATATGGCAACTTGCGTAGGCCCTCCGGATACCGTCGCGATGGGATCGCCGACAGTACTGATCGCTAATATGCCGGCCGCCAGAATGGGTGATAGCTGCGCGCACGGTGGGACTATTGTGGTTGGATTTCCAACCGTACTGATCGGTTAAACAATCTCAAACATGCCGGCTAAAAGCTCGATATAGGACTAAACCATGCCTTACTCTCAAGATAATCGCGTTGCTTCCGTTACCGCTCCGGCGGATGTGGGACCGTTACTGCTTTACAGGATGAGCGGTACGGAGCAACTCAGCCGCTTGTTCGAATACGAACTGGAACTGCTTAGCGAGAGCAATAGCGTCAATCTCCAGGGTTTGCTCGGCAAAGATATGACGGTAAAGTTGGCGCTGACTGAAGGCGGATACCGCTATTTCAACGGTCTCGTCACACGGGTTAGCCAGTTCGGCATGCTGGGCAGTCTCTATTATTACCGGGCCACCTTACAACCCAAGGTATGGCTGCTGACGCGGGCCAACAACTGCCGAATCATGCCCGAGCCTGCGTCGGTTCCCAAGATCGTCAAGGATGTCCTGACCAGACACGGTTATACCGATGTGGACGACGGTTCGCTGGGCGCCTATTCCAACCGCGAATACTGCGTGCAATATCGGGAAACCGATTTCAATTTCATCAGCCGTTTGCTGGAGGAAGAGGGCATTTATTATTACTTCGAACATAGCGACGGCAACCATACCATGGTGCTATGCGACAGCATGGACGCGCACCAAGATATTCCCGGCAGCGCCAGAATTCGCTATTTTCCGATGGTCAATCAGGAGCAGCGCGAGGAAGAAAATATCTACGAGTGGAGCCTCAGCCAGACTATCCAATCCGGCGCTTACCGCCTTAAAGAATTTGATTTCGAAGCACCTGGCGCGACCTTAGAATCCGAAGCGATGATCGCGGCCAATCATGAACAGGCGGATAAGGAAGTATACGATTATCCCGGCGAGTACAAAGTAAGCAGCGAGGGCAATCGCCTCGCCAAAATTCGGATGGAAGAATTACGCGCCGAATTCGAACGGATTTCCGCGCGCGGAAACGTGCGCCGCTTGGCGGTGGGACATAAATTTTCCCTGACCGATTATCCGCGCGAGGATCAGAATCGCCCGTATCTGGCGGTGTCTACCCAGTTTCAGATTCAAAACAACGGCTATGAGTCTTACGGCATCGCCAATAGCATCCAAGAATTCCAATGCGCCTATACCGTCATCGCCACCGAATACGTATTTCGGCCGCCGCGCCTGAGCCGGATACCGGTCGTACAAGGTGTGCAAACCGCGATCGTGGTGGGTAGAAGCGGCGAAGAAATCACTACCGATAAATACGGCCGGGTCAAGGTGCAGTTTCACTGGGATAGAGTCGGGACAAACAACGAGAATAGCTCTTGCTGGGTGCGTGTCGCGCAAATTTGGGCCGGCAACAATTGGGGCGGCATATTCATCCCCCGCGTCGGCCAGGAAGTGATCGTCGATTTTCTGGAAGGCAATCCCGATTGCCCCATCATTACCGGGCGGGTGTATAACGACGAGAAAATGCCGCCCTACGATCTGGATGCCAATAAAACCCAGAGCGGTATCAAAACCCGCAGTACCCCGAGCGGCGGGGCCGACAATTTCAACGAGATTCGCTTCGAGGACAAAAAAGGCGAAGAAGAAGTCTATATGCACGCCGAGAAAAACTTCACGCGCATCGTCGAAAATAACGATGTGCAGAAAATCGGCTTCGAGAAAAAAGACGCCGGCGACCAGACTGTCGATATCTACAACAACCGGACGGTGACGCTCGATCAAGGCAGCGACAAGTTGACGGTGAAGACCGGCGATCACACCGTGGGAATTGATAAAGGCAACGATAGTTTAATGGTCAGCAAAGGGAACAGGACGGTCAAAGTTAATGCCGGTAGTATCTCCGAGGAAGCCGGGCAGTCTATAGAATTGAAGGTTGGTTCCAACAGTATCAAAATCGACCAAAGTGGAATCACGATTAAAGGCATGATGGTCAAAATCCAGGCAGATACTCAAGCAGAATTAAAAGGCCTTACAACGACAGTCAGTGGAGACGGCATGTTGACGCTGAAAGGCGGTCTGGTGAAGATAAATTAAACGATCATTGACGCATGTCGGACTTAAAAAATTCGCCGTATAAAAATGCCGCCGGCGTGATTAGTCACCCCGGCGCGCCCAGGGGCGGCGGCGGATCGGGCGGCAGTAGCGCCGTCGGTTCCCCGCTGGCCGATCGGACCTTGACCAATGGCTTGATTCATCCCGAAGCACCGGCGGCGTTGACCTGGTCGCCGCAACAAATTGCCGATCCCAGCCTGTACCAGCGCGCCAAATGCATCTATCAAGTATTGGATCAAACCGAAGAGTTATGGCCAGCGGCGGTCTTTGAAGAAACCGGTTATCAACTGAAAGGCGTGTTGCAAAGCCTGATACCGGGTTTGTTGCAAATGCTGGCGGTTGTGGGGCTTAGCACGGTTGGCGGCGCGGCGGTCGGCGGATTCATCGGCGCCTTTTTCGGCGGCGTGGGCGCCGTCCCTGGCGCGGTAGTCGGTGCGCAGCTGGGCGCGGAGCTCAGTACCGCTATCTTAACCTGGTTGGGTCTGGGCTTTTTGATTGTCGCCATCGGCGACGGTTTGGGCGAGCTGGCCTTCATGGTGTCTAACGCCTTCAGTATCGCCTGGCATGCCGCCGAAAATCCCCAAGAAAAAAGACATCGCGTCAATCAGGCGGCGCGCGAGTTGGCACGGGCCATCGCGGTATTGGTCCGGCTGATTTTGCAAGGTATCCTCGCCTACGTCTTGAAAAACGCCGGCATGGCAACCGCGCGCGCCGGCTTATCCACGGTGCGCTCGGCGACCACGGCCGGAGTCTCGGCCACCGCCGAGACCAGCGTCGCGGAAGTGGCGGGTTTAATCCGCAAAAGCAAATTGCCCGACGAATTTGCGTTGTGGCTGGAAACGAACTGGGATGATTTGACGCGAAACCCGAAGTTGAAGCGGAAAACTGTATCGCAAACTATTAAGAACGAGTCTGGGCCGACTACTACGCCGTCGCAATTAAAGGAGGAGCGGGATCGGTTGTCGCAACTGGCCGGTAAAGAATCTAATTCAACGGCTGGAAACGATGTTGCCAGGAAGAGCGAGCTCACCGCAGATCAGGATGGCACTGTTAAACCAAAAGCCTATTCCAACCCCAAAAATCGTCCTCCATATAAGGATGGTCAAGTAGATAAAGTATGGGAGAATGCTAAACAACCCGACGGCAATGTATATGATCCGAATACGGGTGAAAAGCTTGAGTGGGATAGAAATAAATCCCGTGCAGGACAATGGGATATGGGGCATTTGCCAGGTAAAGAATATAGGAAGCTACATAAAGATTATATGGACGGAAAAATAACTAAAGATGAATTCTTGAAAGAATACCAAAATCCTAATAATTATAGTCCCGAATCACCAAGTGCGAATAGAAGCCATGAGTTTGAGGAGTAAGGCATGGGTAATATAGATTTGTTCCAGGTTATCCGTTTAAATGACGAGGAAAAATTTTATTCAGAGATTGATGATGTCGATATCAATCAAGTTAATGAAGATGGTCAGAATATGTTACATGAGGCTGTAGCATACAATAATTTGCCTTTTGCAAAGGCGCTAATTAAAAGAAACATAGACGTTAATCATCGGGATATAAAGTCTCAGACGCCATTGCATTACGCCGCAAACCATGGATTCTTGGATATCGCTGAGTTGATTTTAAATAGTGGTGGCTCTTTGAATATTGAGGATGATTATGGGAATCAGCCAACATGGACAGCTGTATTTAACGCCAGAGGAAATTATGAAATTGTAAAATGCTTTTTAAAATTTAAGCCCGATATAAGTCATAAAAATCGTGCAGGTAGAAGTCCTTTGGATTTTGCAAATCAAATAAACGATCAGAATTTAATACATATTCTAAATTCTGTTGATGCTTCGTTTTGATCAGCGAAGAACAGACTTTAGAAGACTTTGATAACTTTTTGATGGTGATGGATGATCAGTTGGAAGCTCTTCATGATGAGGCAACAAAGAGAGGCTTAACTCTTGATTTGTCACTTGATGATCTTGAACGGTTAGAAAAACTGTTTGATTTGATGTCTGATGGGGTTGATAACGATACCCGCTCAAGTTTGATCGTTTCATTTGGTAGGCATCTTGGTGAGGTGGTTCGCGAGAATTATGGTGGCAGATGGTCGGTACCGTTGGATGATGAAAAAAACATTAATTTCAATAAGCCTGTCATCATTGGGCATACAAAAATTGAGGGGCTTGAGTTTGCGCCGCTAACGGTGATGCGAGCATATTCACTTCGGAAAAAATCAGGAACATTAAGGCGAGCAGTGGAGGCCGATGTTAACCCACAAGTGCTTGATCTGAGTGAGTTCATCGAAAACTAACGCCCAATAGGCCTGGGAATGTTTTGAACGTAATAGCTGATGTGCCGAGGCCATTAATATATTCAAAATATTGCACATCCCCATTTGCATAGAATGTGAAATCCAATAAGCGAAATGCTTGTGCAACGATGCCACTACTTCTAATGACTGGCGTCCGCAGGACTTAGCCCCGCTTTAACTACGACCAGGAAGGCCGCTTGGTCGGCGTGTCCGATGCGCTGGGTTTTAGCCAACGCGTCAAATACGACAAACAAGGCCGTCCAGTCGAACTGATCGATGCATTGGATCAGCGCTGGCTGCGCCGCTACGACGCCAACGGCCGTCTGGAAGAAACCGTCGCCGCCAACGGCGCGGCCACCCAATACCAATACAACGCCCAAGGCGTGCCGGTGCGCATCACCGATGCACTGGGCCGGACCCGCTCGCTGTTGTGGGACGAGCAGTTACGCCTGGTCGGCGAGATCGGCTTCGACGGCATCAAGACCCGCTACCAATACGACGATGACGAGCGTATCGTCGCCATCGTCGATCAAGACAAACGCACCACCCGTTACGGCTATGACGCCGCCGGCCGCGTTACGGCGGTGCAACACGCGGACGGCAGCACAGTGCAACTGCGTTACAAACCAGCCGGTCTATTGACCCATTACATCGACAGCCTGGGCCACACCACCGAATACCGCTACGACGATGGCCTGTCCCAACCCACCGCCCGCATCGATCCGCTGGGCCACGAAATGCGTTATCGCTACGACAGCGAACGCAACCTGATCGGCCTGATCAAACTGCACGAACTGGACGACCTGCGCCAAGGCCGCAGCCAATACCACTACGATCCCGCCGCCCGCCTGATCCGCAGCGAAGGCCTCAGCCCGGAAAGCTTCGTTCACGACCCGGCCGGCAACCTGCTGGGCGCCAGTGCCGAAGCTGGCCGCGTCGAAGGCGACCATCTCGGCACGCCCAGGGAACTGACCGATACCAATGGCAGAATCGTCTGGTCCGCCCGCTACCGCGCCTACGGCAACCTGGCCCTGGCTGACGTTCAAGAAATCGACAACCCGCTACGTTTCCAAGGCCAGTATTACGACCAAGAAACCGGTTTGCACTACAACCTGAATCGATATTACGATCCGAACGCGGGGCGGTTTATTCATCAGGATCCGATTGGGTTAGAAGGCGGGGCTAACGTTTACCGGTATGCGCCTAATCCGGTTAATTGGATAGATCCTTTGGGGGCTTAAAGACTGTGCAAACGTTGGATCAATCGATTATGGTTCACCTGATGATCTTGGGCGTCCAACAGGAGTTAAAGCCACCATAACAAAAGATATGATTAATACTGGAACTTCCGCTAATCCGGCGATTCAACCACCAGGTTGGTCGGGTAATGGAACTGCTTTTAATGAGGCTCGTGGAGATCTGTTAGGCAAGCAACTCGGAGGCTCTGGCGATATACCGGAAAATTTGGTTACATTGCAGCAGAATTGGACCAATACTCCAACGATGCGTGGATTTGAAGGGCAAGTAAGAGCGGCTGTAGAAGGTGGTCAAGTAGTTGATTATTCGGCAACGCCAATATATAACGGCAATAATTTGATTCCTAAAGCTGTCACTCTAATCGGAAAAGGCAGTGGAGGGTAGAAGGCTCGCATTTGAAAATCCAGGCGAGATCAGCTTGGGTTTTACACTTTATCCCGTTGACTTAAATTGTGTAAGTCGCTACGGCTTTGTAATCCAAAACCCAAACGCGTTAGTTCTCGATGTTGGACAGTTGACGAAAGACGGGCTCAAACGATCATGGTTGTCATGCAAAACTGACGATGAAGCTTCGTTGTCGAAATGGAAAGAATTTGCCTCGATCATTAAGAAAAAAACAAAGTGTGGTGCCGTCGCAATAAATCCGCAAAGCGGAGAAACGTCGGTGATAAAGAGTCATCGATATACAGACGGCGCGCTGAGATTATTCCAATCAGGTGTTGATATGTTACCAGTAGGTGGTACTGTTCGTATTCAACTTGGAAACGCTAAATAGTCTGCGTAGTTAGGATTTGCGGCAGTGTAATGGTACGCAGGGAAGCTGATTCATAACGACGCCCAGAATCAGCAAAGCTTCGCCCACTTGCTGCTGCAGGCAACCTGATCGAAGAAAAACGCAGCAAGGCCGGCCACATCGTCACCCGCTACCAATACGATGGCGACAACCGCCTGATTCGCGCTGAAACGCCGCAGGGAATTAGCGAATACTGCTACGACGCCCCGGGCCGGCGTATCGGCAACCCGCTACGTTTTCAAGGCCAGTACTTCGACCAAGAAACCGGTTTGCATTACAACGTGAATCGATATTACGATCCTAATGCGGGGCGATTTATTCATCAGGATCCGATTGGGTTGGAAGGTGGAAGCAACGTTTACCGGTATGTACCGAATCCGGTGAATTGGATTGATCCATTTGGGTTGACCTGATGACGAACAAAATCATGCGAAGGCAAAAAAGAAGTTAGGCGTGTCTTTTCAATTGTTTGTAAATCAGCTTGTCGAATCTGATGAATATGAAGATTAGCCTGCGTAGATACTGTTAGCTTCAGCGTAACGGTTCGCATGGAAATGCTGATTCTCCGCCATTTCTTGAATCAAAACGCTTCTCCCGCTTACGGCTCAACCTGATCGAAGAAAAACGCGGCAAGGCCAGCCACATCGTCACCCGCTAACAGTACGATGGCGACAACCGTCTGGTCCGCGCCGAAACTCCAAATGGCGTCAGCCAATACCGTTAGCTTTCCGTAACACCTTTCGTAGGCAATAAAATTTGATCAGCGAAGAATATTTTTTTGAAAGAAATGCATATCTGGAGAAGCGAATTCCGGAAATGGAGCAGAAACTAGCGGCATCCAATGCTCCTCCGCAGAAGAAAATGACGTATCAGTATTCTTTATTTCGAGAGACCTACCAACATTTAATGATTCGCTATTCGTTGGGGGATGACGTTTTAACATTGGACGTTTACTTCGAACGCATTCTGACAGCTTTGGAAAAATACAGAAATATCGCAGTTGAAGCCGCTAAGCCGAGCCAATATATCTTTCCTAAATTCTCTGAATTTGAAGATTACGTGGTTTCAATGTGGCTAATTTCCTTGGCGATTGTTTTAAATATTAATGAGGCGAAATTCATTCGTCTCATCGATTGTATTGGGAATGCTGGGGAAGACACTCTCTTTGAGCGGCTTGTGGCCGCGAGAGTTAAAAGTAGATCACTAGGTTCTCATTTGGCATTTCCGGGCGTATACCAATCGCTTTATAAGGCTATTGACGCGACAGAGCCGGAAAGAAGTCAGTTGGTTTGCCAATTCCTGATTGAATGGTACGGCAACATGAAGTCGACGTATTGGTATGATTGTCACAAGGGGCCTGAGGGCGGAGGATTCTTTGGCTATTGGTCTTTGGAAGTCGCTGGCGTGGTGAAAGCGTTTGGTATTGACGATAGCGCTTTTTGCGACCTGGCGCATTATCCTCGATTCAGCGCAAATAGAAGTCATGAGTTTGAGAAGTAATGCATGGGTAATATAGATCTGTTCCAATCTATCCGTTTAAATGACGAGAATACATCTTACGAAGAGATTGATAATGTCGATGTCAATCATCGAGATATAAAGGCTCGGACGTCGTTACATTACGCCGCAAACCATAAGGTCTTGGAAATTGCCGAGTTGATTCTAAATAGTGGTGGCGCCTTGAATATTGAGAATGATTATGGAAATCAGCCTACATGGACAGCCCTTTTTAACGCCAGGGGAAATTACGAGATTGTAAAATGCTTTTTAAAATTTAAGCCCGATATCAGGCATAAAAACAGAGCAGGTAGAAGCCCGTTGGATTTTGCAAATCAAATAAACTATCGGGTGTTAGTAAATAATCTAAATGCGGCTGACGCATCGTCTTGATATGGTGATCAGCAGAGAACAGGCTTTAGAAGATTTTGATCATTTCTTGATGGTAATGGATGATCAGTCGGATGCTCTTCGCAATGAGGCGGCGAAAAGAGGTATTACTCTCGATTTATCGTTGGACGATCTTGAGCGTTTAGAAAAGCTGTTTGACATGATGGTTGGTGACGTCGATAACGACACACGTTCAAGTTTAATTGTTTCCTTTGGCAGACATCTTGGAGAGGTAGTTCGCGAGAATTATGGTGGTCGATGGTGCGAGCTATTGGACGATGAAAACAACGTCAATTTCAACAAACCCGTCATCATCGGGCATGCAAAACTTGAGGGGCTTGAGTTTGCGCCACTCACCACGATGCGAGCATATTCACTCCGTAAAAAACCGGGAACATTGAGACGCGCAGTCGATGCGGACGTTAATCCCGATGCTCTTGATCTAAGTGAACTGGTCGAAAAATAGATGTTAAGAGACAAATTATTCGATATTTCTTATTTCAGCAGATGGATTGGCTTCGAGCAGAACGAGGCTATCGATTCTCGCAAGACATCGTTGAACGATCTTCCAAATCATGATGGGCGAGCGCTACGTGCGACGTCCTTGGTGACGAGCGCTGTTCAGGTGGTAGTTATGCGCTACGGGCGAGGAGATGCCATAGCCGAGCTACGCGACAGCATCTTACAAGTCAAAGATTTATTGGAGTTGAAGCGTTCCACTTTTGCCAGCATCCAATTGGAAAAGAATGTCCGCCAAATGTACGAACGGTTGGATTTGGGACGATTATACGAGAACCTGACTTTGCTTGCTTTCATGGTGTCGTTAAGATTTTCTTCCCAAGAAACGCGCGATGCGCTGGATTTAATCGGACATGCAGGGGAAGATGCGTTTCTCGATCATGTTGCGCGAGTGTTGGGGGATAAATCGAGGCCTATCGTGGCCCAATCTAAGTTCCCGAAAATATACGCTCCCCTGGTTGAAAGCATCCAGGCGCCGGCCGAACAGTGATCCGCCAAACTAAAAAAATACCTGGAAGGCTGGTACAAGCGCATGAAGCCTATTTATTGGCATGATAGCCATGAGGGTGCGGAAGGTGCCTATTTTGGTTATTGGTGTTTTGAAGCTGCGCTAGTTGCTATGCTGTTCGATATTGATGACACTGCAATCGCGGCCAATCCACATTATCCCGCCGATCTGGTATAGCATTACCGGAGGTTGGGTTAAAGCCACATGTTGAAATGACAGACCAGCCAGCTAAGCAAGGGTGAGTTTGAAGTGGAGGCATGCTCCCCAATTAGGAGGGGCTGCACCCAAAATCCGTTCAGCGGGCGGGGGATCGCTACTCGATTGATGCAACAAAGCCTATTTTTGATGATGGAAATCAGTCTGGTTCGGCAAGCGTTGTGTGACTGTGGCAGAATGTAGCTAACTGTACTGTAAATGGGATAGATGTATGTTGCTGGTCAGATTACTACCAATTCTGTTTGTTTCGCTGCTGACTGCCTGCGCTGAAGTGCCTGAACAACCCGCACCGCCGCCACCGACAGTGGTCGAGTTGACTTTAAATGCCACCAAGTCAATTAACCCTGACGCGGACGACAAGGCCTCCCCGGTAGTTTTAAGAGTCTACGAGTTACGGGAGCAAAGCGCATTTAACGGTGCCGATTTTTTTGCCATCTTCGATAAAGAGCAGACTACTTTGGGCGCGGATTTGGTACGTAAGCAAGAGTTGGTGTTAAAACCTGGCGAGAATAAAGTTCTGCGGATCGAACCAGCTGCAGACACCCGGATACTGGGTTTTTTCGCGGCTTTTCGTAAACTGGATAATGCCGGCTGGCGCACGTTGACCGAGTTGAAAGCTCATCAGAACAACGCGGTTTTACTGAAACTGGATGCGAATAGTTTAACCGTCACCAATACGCCAACCGAGCCACCGCCCCCGGCACCTAAGGAAGACTAATCGGATAGAAATTTGCGGGACTATGGGTTAGCCCTTAGTCCCGGATCGTTTTAAGCGCTTAAAAAATCGGTACGACCAGCACAAACACGAAGGCGATGACGGTCCAAATGACGATCTTGGTTTTTAACGGTGTGTTGCGCCAAATGGTTTTTAACTCATTACGCAGGGCTTGTGAGTGGTTTTCGGCGGCGCGGATGCGTTTAAACGCGCCTTTTAGCGTTTGGCTTTCCTGCTTTTGTTGTTCTTCATACAGCAATTCGTCGAGCTGGGAATAGAACACGTCGCAACTCGGACACTTAAATTCCTCGCCCAACCTGGGCTGGCCGCATTGAGGGCAGTTTTTCATGCTAACTCCTTAAAAACTCGATTGCCTTGATGCGTAACATTAAGGTAATGCGGGAAAAATTTACGCAGCGATACCATTATGTCTGAGCAGTGCATCAATATTGGGTTCGCGGCCGCGGAAATTTTTGAACAGGGTCATCGCCTCGCTGCTGCCGCCTTGTTCCAGGATGTTGTGCAAAAATGCCGCGCCGGTAGTTTGGTCGAAGATGCCTTTTTCCTCGAACAAGGAAAACGCGTCCGCCGACAACACTTCCGCCCATTTGTAGCTGTAATAACCGGCCGCGTAACCGCCGGCAAAAATATGTGAGAAGCTGTGGGCGAAGCGGTTGAATTCCGGTACTTTGACCACTGCTACCTGGTCGCGCACCTGTTTGAGGATGCTGTAAATCTGTCCGCCCTTGGCCGGACTGTAGTGCTGGTGCATTTTGAAATCGAACAAGCTGAATTCCAGTTGTCGCGCCATCATCATGCCGGCTTGGAAATTTTTGGCGGCCAGCATTTTGTCGTATAGCGCATCGGGCAGCGGTTCGCCGGTTTGATAATGGCCGGAGATTAAGCCCAACGCTTCTTTTTCCCAGCACCAGTTTTCCATGAATTGGCTGGGCAGTTCCACCGCATCCCATTCGACGCCGTTGATGCCGGACACACCGAGATGGTCTATCTGAGTCAGCATGTGATGCAAACCGTGGCCGAATTCATGGAACAGCGTTTCCACTTCGTCGTGGGTCAGCAAGGCCGGGCCGGTGCCGGTCGGTGGGGTGAAATTGCAGGTTAGATAGGCGACCGGTGTTTGTAGCTCGCCGCCGACTTTTTTACGGCAGACACAATCATCCATCCAAGCACCGCCACGTTTTTTGGCGCGGGCGTAGAGATCAAGGAAGAAGCGGCCGCGCAATTGGCCGTCTTTATCCAGAATCCGGTAAAAGCGGGCGTCCGGGTGCCAGGTGTCGAAGTCTTTGATCTCGCTGATTTGCAGGCCATAGAGTTTTTCGACGATGGCAAACAGGCCTGGTACGACTTTACTGTCCGGGAAATAGGCTTTTACCTCTTCCTGGGATAATTGGTAGAAATGCTGGCGCATTTTTTCCGAGTAATAACCGATGTCCCAGGCTTGTAAATCGTTCAGGCCGTGCTCGCTGGCGGCAAATTCTTTTAGTTCGGTCAAATCCCGGCGGGCCTGGCGCCAGGATTTATCGGCAAGATCTTCCAGAAATTTCACGACATCGTCGGTGGATTTGGCCATCTTGGTGGCTAGCGAATATTCGGCGTAGTTGTTGAATCCCAGT
Encoded proteins:
- a CDS encoding RHS repeat-associated core domain-containing protein yields the protein MGNPLRFQGQYFDQETGLHYNVNRYYDPNAGRFIHQDPIGLEGGSNVYRYVPNPVNWIDPFGLT
- a CDS encoding RHS repeat domain-containing protein; translation: MSDALGFSQRVKYDKQGRPVELIDALDQRWLRRYDANGRLEETVAANGAATQYQYNAQGVPVRITDALGRTRSLLWDEQLRLVGEIGFDGIKTRYQYDDDERIVAIVDQDKRTTRYGYDAAGRVTAVQHADGSTVQLRYKPAGLLTHYIDSLGHTTEYRYDDGLSQPTARIDPLGHEMRYRYDSERNLIGLIKLHELDDLRQGRSQYHYDPAARLIRSEGLSPESFVHDPAGNLLGASAEAGRVEGDHLGTPRELTDTNGRIVWSARYRAYGNLALADVQEIDNPLRFQGQYYDQETGLHYNLNRYYDPNAGRFIHQDPIGLEGGANVYRYAPNPVNWIDPLGA
- a CDS encoding PoNe immunity protein domain-containing protein, with the translated sequence MISEEYFFERNAYLEKRIPEMEQKLAASNAPPQKKMTYQYSLFRETYQHLMIRYSLGDDVLTLDVYFERILTALEKYRNIAVEAAKPSQYIFPKFSEFEDYVVSMWLISLAIVLNINEAKFIRLIDCIGNAGEDTLFERLVAARVKSRSLGSHLAFPGVYQSLYKAIDATEPERSQLVCQFLIEWYGNMKSTYWYDCHKGPEGGGFFGYWSLEVAGVVKAFGIDDSAFCDLAHYPRFSANRSHEFEK
- a CDS encoding ankyrin repeat domain-containing protein — translated: MGNIDLFQVIRLNDEEKFYSEIDDVDINQVNEDGQNMLHEAVAYNNLPFAKALIKRNIDVNHRDIKSQTPLHYAANHGFLDIAELILNSGGSLNIEDDYGNQPTWTAVFNARGNYEIVKCFLKFKPDISHKNRAGRSPLDFANQINDQNLIHILNSVDASF
- a CDS encoding type VI secretion system Vgr family protein; translated protein: MPYSQDNRVASVTAPADVGPLLLYRMSGTEQLSRLFEYELELLSESNSVNLQGLLGKDMTVKLALTEGGYRYFNGLVTRVSQFGMLGSLYYYRATLQPKVWLLTRANNCRIMPEPASVPKIVKDVLTRHGYTDVDDGSLGAYSNREYCVQYRETDFNFISRLLEEEGIYYYFEHSDGNHTMVLCDSMDAHQDIPGSARIRYFPMVNQEQREEENIYEWSLSQTIQSGAYRLKEFDFEAPGATLESEAMIAANHEQADKEVYDYPGEYKVSSEGNRLAKIRMEELRAEFERISARGNVRRLAVGHKFSLTDYPREDQNRPYLAVSTQFQIQNNGYESYGIANSIQEFQCAYTVIATEYVFRPPRLSRIPVVQGVQTAIVVGRSGEEITTDKYGRVKVQFHWDRVGTNNENSSCWVRVAQIWAGNNWGGIFIPRVGQEVIVDFLEGNPDCPIITGRVYNDEKMPPYDLDANKTQSGIKTRSTPSGGADNFNEIRFEDKKGEEEVYMHAEKNFTRIVENNDVQKIGFEKKDAGDQTVDIYNNRTVTLDQGSDKLTVKTGDHTVGIDKGNDSLMVSKGNRTVKVNAGSISEEAGQSIELKVGSNSIKIDQSGITIKGMMVKIQADTQAELKGLTTTVSGDGMLTLKGGLVKIN
- a CDS encoding HNH/ENDO VII family nuclease; this translates as MSDLKNSPYKNAAGVISHPGAPRGGGGSGGSSAVGSPLADRTLTNGLIHPEAPAALTWSPQQIADPSLYQRAKCIYQVLDQTEELWPAAVFEETGYQLKGVLQSLIPGLLQMLAVVGLSTVGGAAVGGFIGAFFGGVGAVPGAVVGAQLGAELSTAILTWLGLGFLIVAIGDGLGELAFMVSNAFSIAWHAAENPQEKRHRVNQAARELARAIAVLVRLILQGILAYVLKNAGMATARAGLSTVRSATTAGVSATAETSVAEVAGLIRKSKLPDEFALWLETNWDDLTRNPKLKRKTVSQTIKNESGPTTTPSQLKEERDRLSQLAGKESNSTAGNDVARKSELTADQDGTVKPKAYSNPKNRPPYKDGQVDKVWENAKQPDGNVYDPNTGEKLEWDRNKSRAGQWDMGHLPGKEYRKLHKDYMDGKITKDEFLKEYQNPNNYSPESPSANRSHEFEE
- a CDS encoding PAAR domain-containing protein; protein product: MGQPAARITDMHVCPMFTGPVPHVGGPILPPGAPTVLIGNLPAARASDMATCVGPPDTVAMGSPTVLIANMPAARMGDSCAHGGTIVVGFPTVLIG
- a CDS encoding DNA/RNA non-specific endonuclease, which codes for MDYGSPDDLGRPTGVKATITKDMINTGTSANPAIQPPGWSGNGTAFNEARGDLLGKQLGGSGDIPENLVTLQQNWTNTPTMRGFEGQVRAAVEGGQVVDYSATPIYNGNNLIPKAVTLIGKGSGG
- a CDS encoding DUF6931 family protein, giving the protein MAICQDIQLEPEALKCLDPDPEPVQFLNALLAKQLFPDAVRFLARALPKREATWWACLCARSAIDSASKPEVVKALEAAEQWVYKPTEPNRRLANSAAHAASFENAAAWAAMAAFWSDGSMAPEDAPSVPPADNLTSKAVAGAVMLAAVLIQPEKAKDKYLFFIAEGIDIANGGNGRVWQPT